From the genome of Neomonachus schauinslandi chromosome 5, ASM220157v2, whole genome shotgun sequence, one region includes:
- the KCNJ8 gene encoding ATP-sensitive inward rectifier potassium channel 8 — translation MLARKSIIPEEYVLARIAAENLRKPRVRDRLPKARFIAKSGACNLAHKNIREQGRFLQDIFTTLVDLKWRHTLVIFTMSFLCSWLLFAIMWWLVAFAHGDIYAYMEKSGMEKSGLESTVCVTNVRSFTSAFLFSIEVQVTIGFGGRMMTEECPLAITVLILQNIVGLIINAVMLGCIFMKTAQAHRRAETLIFSRHAVIAVRNGKLCFMFRVGDLRKSMIISASVRIQVVKKTTTPEGEVVPIHQLDIPVDNPIESNNIFLVAPLIICHVIDKRSPLYDISATDLANQDLEVIVILEGVVETTGITTQARTSYIAEEIQWGHRFVSIVTEEEGVYSVDYSKFGNTVKVAAPRCSARELDEKPSILIQTLQKSELSHQNSLRKRNSMRRNNSMRRNNSIRRNNSSLMVPKVQFMTPEGNQNTSES, via the exons ATGTTGGCCAGAAAGAGCATCATCCCCGAGGAGTATGTGCTGGCGCGCATCGCGGCGGAGAATCTGCGCAAGCCGCGCGTCCGAGACCGCCTCCCCAAAGCCCGCTTCATCGCCAAGAGCGGGGCATGCAACCTGGCGCACAAGAACATCCGTGAGCAAGGACGATTCCTGCAGGACATCTTCACTACCTTGGTGGACCTGAAATGGCGCCACACGCTGGTCATCTTTACCATGTCGTTCCTCTGCAGCTGGCTGCTCTTCGCCATCATGTGGTGGTTGGTGGCCTTTGCCCATGGGGACATCTACGCTTACATGGAGAAGAGTGGAATGGAGAAAAGTGGTTTGGAGTCCACTGTTTGTGTGACTAATGTCAG gtctttcacctctgcttttctcttctccattgaAGTTCAAGTGACGATCGGATTTGGAGGGAGAATGATGACAGAGGAATGTCCTCTGGCCATCACAGTTTTGATTCTCCAGAACATTGTGGGTTTGATAATCAATGCAGTCATGTTGGGCTGCATTTTCATGAAAACAGCTCAGGCTCACAGGAGGGCGGAAACCTTGATTTTCAGCCGCCATGCTGTGATTGCTGTCCGAAATGGCAAGCTGTGCTTCATGTTCCGAGTGGGCGACCTAAGAAAGAGTATGATCATTAGTGCCTCAGTGCGCATCCAGGTGGTCAAGAAGACAACTACACCTGAAGGGGAGGTGGTGCCTATTCACCAGCTGGACATTCCTGTTGATAACCCAATTGAGAGTAATAACATTTTTCTGGTGGCCCCTTTGATCATCTGCCACGTGATTGACAAGCGCAGCCCCTTGTATGATATCTCAGCAACTGACCTCGCCAACCAAGACCTAGAGGTCATAGTGATTCTGGAAGGAGTGGTCGAAACTACTGGCATTACCACACAAGCAAGAACCTCCTATATCGCTGAGGAGATCCAATGGGGCCATCGCTTTGTGTCTATTGTAACTGAGGAGGAAGGAGTGTATTCTGTGGATTACTCCAAATTTGGCAACACTGTTAAAGTAGCTGCTCCCAGGTGCAGTGCCCGAGAGCTGGATGAGAAGCCTTCCATCCTGATTCAGACCCTCCAGAAGAGTGAACTGTCCCATCAAAATTCTCTGAGGAAGCGCAATTCCATGAGGAGAAACAATTCCATGAGGAGGAACAATTCCATCCGAAGGAACAACTCATCCCTCATGGTGCCAAAGGTGCAATTTATGACTCCAGAAGGAAATCAAAACACATCGGAATCATGA